From Acidobacteriota bacterium:
AATTGGGGTTCAGGGTTCAGGGTTTTGAACGGTTGTTGCTTGTGTGCTTTCAGGGAAAGATGAAAGGACCAAAGGGACATAAAGAACATAAAGGACATAAAAGCAAACCCTGAACCCTGAACCCCGAACCCTGGTTTTTTTAGTCGGCCTCGTTTGGGGATTCTGGTCTTTGGAAGGCAACGGTAGGCGCATTTTCCTGGACTTCAGCCGTCGTCAGCGTCGGATGGTTCTCCAGAAATTCATCTTCGTCAGGCTCAACTCGGGGATTGCTTTCGGTTGGGGAATCAGGTGACGCCCCAACCAGATATCCGGCAACGGCAGCCGCAAATTCGGTGGCCAGTTCAAGCGGGGAGGGCCGGTTGGCGGGGTTTTTATCCAGCGTTTTGCGAACGACCTGCTCAACTTCAGATGGAATTTCTGGATTGGCTGACCGCATCGGCGGTGGGTCATCCCGCATCTGCTTTAAAATAATTTCAACCACGTTGTTGCTGGTCGAACGAAATGGGGTTCGGCCACAAAGCATTTCATACAGAGTGACCCCCAGGCTGTACACATCCGCTTTGCCGTCATAGGGTTCATAGCGCAATTGTTCCGGCGACATATACATCGGCGTTCCAATCAGATTTCCAGTCAGGGTCAGATTGCCCAGACTGGTCGCTTCATTTCCAGTGAGTTTGGCAATACCAAAATCAAGCAATTTGACGGTTTCACCCTGGCTTCCCTGATGGAGAAAAATATTTTCAGGCTTGATGTCGCGATGGATGATCCCGGCCCGATGGGCTTCAGCCAGGACCTGGCACACCGGAGTCAGAATTTCAGCGCACCGTTTGAGTGACAATCGCTTTCGATTGTGAAGCTCAGTTGCCAGTGTATGGCCGACCAGGAATTCCATCACCAGGTAAGCAATTCCCTCTTCGGAAATGGCAGAATCCAGAATCGCAATGGCATTGGGGTGATTGACTTTGGTGGCTGACATGCCTTCGCGTCGAAATCGCTCCAGTTGTTCGGCGGAGTCATTTCCCGGCAACGGGCGAAACACTTTGACGGCGACTGTCCGATTGAGCCCCAGATGAGTGGCTTTAAAAACGGCCCCAAACCCGCCAATCCCGATTTTCTCGTCCAGGCGGTATTTTCCATCCAGGACCATTCCTTCGAGGGCTTCGGTCAGGGTTGAGAAAATCCGGTCAGCCTGGCGTTGCGAAGCTTCAAGCTCAGTGTTCTTTCGTGCCAGGGCCTCGTTTTGGCGGCGCAGTTGCTGTGCGGCTTCGGCTTGAAGATGGGCCACCTGGGCTTCGGCTTCAGCGGCCTTGACCCGGAGCCGGGCTTCACGGAGTTCCGCCCGTTCCCTGAATTTCTGAACTCGGGACCAGACAAGCCAGAATCCACCACCTACCAAGCCGGTGACATAGAACAATCTGGCCCACCAGGTCTGCCAGGGAGGTGGTGTAATCGTCAGTCGAACGACCAGTTCCCTCTCATTCCAGATTCCATCATTGTTTGAAGCCTTCACTCGAAATACATAACTTCCCGGAGGCACCGCTGTGTAACTCGCCGTATGCCGGGTTCCGGCTTCAATCCAGCGGGGGTCAAGCCCTTCCAGGCGGTAGGTATACTGATTTTTTTCCGACAGAATAAAATTCAGGGCGGCAAACTCGAAGGTGAAAAAGTTCTGGTCATGTGGCAACACAACCCTGCCCGTTTCGCCTGATGCTGGTACATGAGTCAGGAAATCACTGGTGTATCGTTCTGAAGGCTTATCAAAAATTCGAAATGACGTGATAACCACTGGCGGGACAAATGAATTACTGGTCAACCGGTTTGGATAGAAACGAACCAGCCCGCCAGCGCTGCCAAATAATAATTCTCCGTCGGGACTTTGAAAAAAGGCATTTTTATTGAATTCATCGCTAGGCAATCCATCCCGCATGTCAAAGACCCGCACCTGTCGCTGATTTGGATCAAATTTCACCAGTCCTTTTTTGGTGCTCAGCCATAAATGGTCGGTTTCGTCAGCCAGAATGCCCAAAATGGTGTCGTTGAGGAAGCCATCCGCTTCAGAAAAAACCGTGAATGTTCCGGTTTGTGGCTCAAACAGGTTTAATCCGCTGGCCGTCCCAACCCACAATCGCCCAGCTTTATCTTCCAGAATCGAATACACTACCTCATGGCTGAGGCTTTTGGGATTGGCAGGGTCGTGCCGAAACGCGGTGAAGGTCCGTGTCACCGGATCCAGGCGATTGAGTCCGCCAGCCGTTCCAATCCACAGCATCCCATTACGGCTTCGATAGAGATAATTCACGACATTATTACAAAGACTGTCGGATCGGGCCGGATCGGGCCGAAAAACGGTAAACTGTTGTTGTTTTGGATCATACAGGTTGAGACCTTCGCCATAGGTGCCAATCCAAAGCTGGCCGGCCAGGTCTTCCGCAAATGTAATGACATGATTCCCGCTCAAACTTTGGGGGTCTGCCGGATTGTGCAGAAACCGTACAAAGCTCTTCTTCTCAGGGTCATATCGGTTTAACCCGCTTCGAGTCCCGACCCAGATGGCACCGGTTCGATCTTCATAGACGGCCAGGACTTCATCGTGGCTGAGACTGCTGCTTTGGCCTGGATTGGCTCGAAAAACCGTTATTTTGCCGGTTTGTGGATCTACCCAGTTCAATCCACCGCCGGTGGTCCCAATCCAGATAGCGCCGAGACGATCTTTGCACACTGACCAGACCTGATTGAGGCTCAGACTGTTTGGATTGAGCGGGTCAGACTCGACCACTTGAAACCGTTGAACCAGCGGGTCATAAAAATTGACGCCTCCGCCATAGGTGCCGATCCAGAATGACCCGGCGACATCGCGAAAGAGGCAAGTCACTCGATCACTGCTCAGGCTATGTGGGTCATTTGGGTCAAATCGAACTGGAGAAAATTGATCCGTTTGAGGGTTATAGAGGTTGAGCCCGCCTCCATCAGTTCCAATCCAAAGCTGACCGGCGTTGTCCTCCAGGATACAGGTCACGGTGTTGTTGGTTAAACTCCCTGGTCGTGAAGAGTTATGGAAATATCGGCGAACGGTCCCAGTTGCCCGATCAACCACATTGAGCCCATGATCAGTGGCAATCCAAAACCGCCCGGTTGAATCCTCATACATGGCCTTGACCAGATTGCTGCTCAAAGTGGTGGGGTTTCCTGGATCGTGTTGAAACCGGGTAAATCCCTGATCGGCAGGATCAAAGCGATTGATCCCGCCATCGGTTCCGACCCAGATGGTTCCTGAGCGATCAACATAGAGTGTTTTGACATAGTTGTGACTCAGGCTGCGTGGATTGGCGACATCAACCTGAAATGACTTCAAGAATTTTCCTTGAGCATCAAAAACGGTTATCCCGCCGTCAGTTCCAACCCAGAGCTGTCCCTGGCTGTCCTCAACCATGGTCTTGACCCAGTTATTGATCAAACTGGTGTGACTGGCCGGGTTCTGACGCAGAATGAAAAACTGTTGATCCTGTAAGAACTGATGCAGGCCCCCGCCGGCGGTGCCAACCCACAACCGTTTTTGGCGGTCCTGAAATACCAGATCAATATAATTACTGGCTAAACCTTTGGAATCACTGGGCTTTGAGCGAATAACCTTGACCGAATTTCCATCATAGCGATTAAGACCTCCCTCAGTTCCAAACCAGATAAACCCATCACGATCCTGCCCGATACTGCGCACAAGGGTGCTTGATAGCCCTTGCTCCATGGCAATGCGTTTGAATTTCAAACGCGGTGACTCCTGGCTAGAAGGGTGTTGCCCCCAGGCAAGCCCTGAACAACAGACCAGGATCAGACAAACCAGGCTGGTGAGTTGAAATTGCTTCATGCGAGGTAACTTTCCAAGCAGGCAATGAATCGCTGAGGCCGGGGAATCCTCAGTCTGGGGGGATGGCTATTCACATTCGGTTTTTCAGATTGAAACAGGGATCAAAAGCAGGTGCCGGCAATTGGATTTCCAGTGAACACCAGTTTTCCAAATTCAACAAGCCTTTTTTCAATCAGATATTTAGCTTGATCAACACTTCCATGCGCGCAATACCGCGAAGCACTTCATCCCGGTGTTTGGCCAGTTTGATCCACTGGGGCAAGCGGCTGGCCAGTGACTGGTTATGGTTGGGCTGACGGTGACGCAGGGTTGCCCCAACATAGGCTTTTAAGAATTCCAGGTGGTGCTGGTTGTAGGCCCACAGCGTTTCACCGCAACAGGGCGTTTGTAACCACAATGGATACCCAAAATAGCAATCCACGGGCCGACCTTGTGAGAGCGGATGAATGGTCCACTCGACAGCGTTGCTGGCGTGACATCCGGGGCAATTCATTTTCGAGTGGCGTTTTTGCGGAGACTGGTCCAGAATCTTTGGCGGTCGTCGCAACCAGGTTCCACACCTGTCACACCCCTGACCGATAGTAACCACCACCGGGCCATGCCAGTCGTCAAACCGAAAAGCCTGCTCCTGAGCCAAACCGCAGGAGCCACAGGTCACCCTGGCTTGTGACGGGTAACATTCACCAATCGGACGGACCAGAGCACACCGCTGACACTGTGGGCACCCCACGAGAAAGTGCGATGCCAGTTCACCTAAAAACAGGCCATTCTCCTCAAATCGAGGACCATTTCCTTTCCAACGAGTGTCTGTCATATGCAACGCCTCTTTTTGCTTTTGCTTTTGCTGGCTGCTGGCACGCTGGCGG
This genomic window contains:
- a CDS encoding protein kinase, translating into MKFKRIAMEQGLSSTLVRSIGQDRDGFIWFGTEGGLNRYDGNSVKVIRSKPSDSKGLASNYIDLVFQDRQKRLWVGTAGGGLHQFLQDQQFFILRQNPASHTSLINNWVKTMVEDSQGQLWVGTDGGITVFDAQGKFLKSFQVDVANPRSLSHNYVKTLYVDRSGTIWVGTDGGINRFDPADQGFTRFQHDPGNPTTLSSNLVKAMYEDSTGRFWIATDHGLNVVDRATGTVRRYFHNSSRPGSLTNNTVTCILEDNAGQLWIGTDGGGLNLYNPQTDQFSPVRFDPNDPHSLSSDRVTCLFRDVAGSFWIGTYGGGVNFYDPLVQRFQVVESDPLNPNSLSLNQVWSVCKDRLGAIWIGTTGGGLNWVDPQTGKITVFRANPGQSSSLSHDEVLAVYEDRTGAIWVGTRSGLNRYDPEKKSFVRFLHNPADPQSLSGNHVITFAEDLAGQLWIGTYGEGLNLYDPKQQQFTVFRPDPARSDSLCNNVVNYLYRSRNGMLWIGTAGGLNRLDPVTRTFTAFRHDPANPKSLSHEVVYSILEDKAGRLWVGTASGLNLFEPQTGTFTVFSEADGFLNDTILGILADETDHLWLSTKKGLVKFDPNQRQVRVFDMRDGLPSDEFNKNAFFQSPDGELLFGSAGGLVRFYPNRLTSNSFVPPVVITSFRIFDKPSERYTSDFLTHVPASGETGRVVLPHDQNFFTFEFAALNFILSEKNQYTYRLEGLDPRWIEAGTRHTASYTAVPPGSYVFRVKASNNDGIWNERELVVRLTITPPPWQTWWARLFYVTGLVGGGFWLVWSRVQKFRERAELREARLRVKAAEAEAQVAHLQAEAAQQLRRQNEALARKNTELEASQRQADRIFSTLTEALEGMVLDGKYRLDEKIGIGGFGAVFKATHLGLNRTVAVKVFRPLPGNDSAEQLERFRREGMSATKVNHPNAIAILDSAISEEGIAYLVMEFLVGHTLATELHNRKRLSLKRCAEILTPVCQVLAEAHRAGIIHRDIKPENIFLHQGSQGETVKLLDFGIAKLTGNEATSLGNLTLTGNLIGTPMYMSPEQLRYEPYDGKADVYSLGVTLYEMLCGRTPFRSTSNNVVEIILKQMRDDPPPMRSANPEIPSEVEQVVRKTLDKNPANRPSPLELATEFAAAVAGYLVGASPDSPTESNPRVEPDEDEFLENHPTLTTAEVQENAPTVAFQRPESPNEAD